The Punica granatum isolate Tunisia-2019 chromosome 4, ASM765513v2, whole genome shotgun sequence sequence TTCCAATCCAGCTCACGAATATAGACCAGTCCAAGGAACACAGATAGGGAGAGGGTGTTGCTCATGGTCACCGATCCGTATATctgcataatatatatacagctTCCGTTAAATGAAATACATGACCCCATTGTCATACGAAACGCCTTCTAGATCAGTTTGGATTGCCAATATAGAATGTTATAGATGCCTTACTTTAATAAGTTTAAGCTTTTAGATCAGCAACTGATCGAACCATACCTCAGAGTAGGCAAGAGATGTAGTCCTCAACTTCTTCCTACTGGTAAAGATCAGAGTTGAgaccacctcgctcgagctTGCAAAGGGCAAAATGACAAAGGAAACAAAGAATGAAGGAATGCCTGTTGCCGTCGACAAATTGTCGACAGAGTCCACGAGCGGATCTGCAAATACACCAGCAATAACAGTACCGCCCAGCAACATCAGCACCGCCTTCATGACGTTCCACTTGATTTTTTCCTTGTCTGAACTGACCACGCTATCTTCTTGATCCACCAATAGATCACACTCTTGCTGCGCTCGCTGTGATCATCGTTTAAAATGGTCATCATCATCAGCGCTCATAATTTTATTCGAGGTGATAAATGCTGAACTGAGTCTGAGAAAGCTATAGAGTGTTATGGCTATACCCGTTGGAAGCTATTCAGAAGTCTCGTAATTTTTGAACTCTCGTCGCAGTGGAAATGACCTTTGGAACGCATAGCTTTATGAAGCCATTTGGAGATTCCTCGAACAAACTCCTCCTTATTTATGTGGGAATCCTCGGAAATATCGAAGTCCTTCATCACTTTTGAGACCGCATCATCAAAATTCATGTCCATCTCTTCAAACTGGATCCCAACCAGGAGGCCTCTCATCTCCTCTGGCGATAGGAATCCATCAGAATCCTTGTCTAGCTTCTCGAATAGCTTCTCCATGACTTCGGTGTTGGGCTTGCCCTCATCAGTGAGAAGTCTGCCAATCGTACGTAACTTGAGCTGCCCAAGAATTCCCGACATGACTCGCTTGTGTACTGCATACGCGAATTTTCTCCTCTGGATCCACGGCTGGGAAACCTGTATGATACAGACTCAAAAAAGAAGATTTAAAGACATTCCTATTCAAATTAGTTATTGATGGCCAATCGAAGTCATTGATTAATATTACCTGATAGACGCTGTAAGATATCAACAAACACATTGAGACGATGAACGATGCCAGAATTGCCGCCCGACTCTGTGAGCCACTGCTGAGGACTTCAGGTAACTGGGCTATTATGAAAGGGATTACTGAGATAACCATGATCCTCGCAGCGTAGCTCGTCCATATATCGGTGGACACCCCCGATCCTAGAATGGTTTCGAAAGCTTATTCAGTTTAATGATTTGACCGGAGTATAACGGCACAACAGAAACTTTCAAGTACCTGTCAAGCTGAATGATTTCGTGTCCTTTTCATCAACTGCAATCGAGTTTTCAATGTCACATTTTCCGACCATGAGACAAGTGCCCCACAGAACTGTCAGAAGCAAAACGTTGGATCCGGCGAGCAGACCCATGCCAACAGAGAGCTGGTCCTGGGCATCTTCTTTGCTCCCAGAGATTCCTGATGCTGAAAAGTACAGAAAATTCTCAAACCGATAACTTCATGAAGTACTCGACAGCAAGATATTGAATTCCATGTTCCACGGACAATTGATCCGGGAAGTATTCAGTCAGGAATCATGTGGACCACGAATTTTCTATGCAATGTAATTTGTTATTCATTGCACAACATCGAGCTTACCAAGAATGATTGCAGCATCAGGAAGTGAGCTGAGGATTGGCAGAAAGAGGCCACCGATAATGCCAGGGCCGAGCACTTGGAGCAGGATCTCGCTTCCATCAGACAACAACTTAGCCGATACAAACATCATATAACCGTACACAAGAATGAGGAAAACGTTCCCCAGGATGGTGCTCGTGCAGGGCAGGAACCCATACGTCTCATCGCAGCTCTTCGATGAGAATAAAGGTTTGAGCAAGAATGTGGCGCTTCGACTCTGTGTAGTTCCAACTCCATCAGAAACGAGGATAGGAGATGACGAATCGCTCAGAACAATCAGGCGGCTCAGCACATCTCCGGCTAGGAAAAGAATCAGAGTGACAACTAAAAGCACAGATGCAACTCTTCTAGCCATTTCTTTGGGCAAAAATCTGTCACGAGATTAACCCGGGCAATCGGATGATGTCTTGTCTCACTGATACAAGATCTTAACGTATGAACATAATGCTTTCGACATGAGGTTCCTGATAAGAGCAGATGGCGGGTGACTTTATAATGTCTTAAGTCAACTAAAAGAAGTGGGACTTCGAATAATTCTTTTTCCTCATTAAACTCTCTTTCTATTGGAGCAATTGGGCCTTAATTCGTTGACAAATTCATGTGCTTACAGCTTCCCACAGAAAAGTAAACGAGCTCTTAGTTTATATTAACATATTAAAAGAGCCATGTGCATGATCTTCATGTCCGAATTAGCTTACTTACGTTTTTTGTCAATGATTGTGCGGGAAAGTCATTCTCGACAAAGACCCGAAGGACAGAACCCGGTGAAGTGCAGCCCCAGAAAGCATTACCGTGATCGTGTTTTGTGGAAGTTCTTGATGATGATAGAGAAAGAGGTTGCTTGCACAAATACAACATCCAGCAAATCTTGTTCGACCCGATCATCTTGTACTCTGGGAATAAGGTCAATAATCATTAATTATTTGCAAATTGTTTAGTAGAGCCATGGAGATGATGATCGACTATGCGTATGCGATGTCCGGGGCAACAGACAGGACACTAGAAAACTATATATTCACGAGGGCTGCCCTAACTGCCCCCACTATCTTCATAATACGTACTGATACATCCAAGCTTGCATAACATGTTTCCTGCAAATCCCAAATCAAAATGTTCTCATGTAATTGAGCAAGTTTCCAGCCTAGCATAGGAATatgcattattattattataattattattcccAGCTTAGTCACAGATTGCTAGTCGCAATTGAACGACCCTTCTAAAAAGTCTGTCTTTGATCATTCCATGTGCTTGACATAAACAATTCATATTCTCGATGATGTAACTAAACTATTTTACACTCCTCATTTCAGTATGTAAATCGCTCTTTCAAATGCAATGGATGTGTCTATTACATTTGGCAGTCGGTACCATGCCGACATCAATTTAGACTAATATATAAAGGGttttacgttttttttttctcattttcatgACAAGACCCGTACAAGTGATCTTTACTTGTACAACGCAACTTAAGAAAGTGTCGCAGTAATAGAGACAGATAAGGAAGGTGAGGGGCATAAATTGATAAACCTCAAACTACGAGGGAAAACTGAGAGGGAAAGAAAACTTTAGGGCCCAATGTGAAAATTAGcccactctctcttcctcaGGAATCCGTGCCCTGCAGAGCAGCAGAGACAGAGCTCTCTTCGTCTTCAGCTTCCATGGCCATGACCTGACCTGAACTTCTCCTTCTCGGCGGGCGGTTCTCCATATCAAAGGTCATAGCTTTCTTCCACTTCTTCTTCCCGAAAACCCTAACGCCATGAACCTAAATGAAGATCACCTGCCAAACCACGATCCCGTTCCTCAATCTCAATCGCATTCTCCCCAAACCCTAACCCTAGAAATCCCCGCTCCTCAGGCCTGCGATGCCCCCGATCAGGGCCCTCAGAAGCCGCAGGGCTTCCTTGAGCACACCCAGATGGATGAGGACGTCGATCCCCCTCCCTCCACCCCGAAGTCACCCCCCATCACCCCTCACGACGGCGGCTCCCATACCGCTGTCTCCCGCCGCGGCCACAAGAGCAAGAAGCCCGGAATGAAGTGGCGGGGGCGAGGCAAGAAGTACCAGCAGAAGATCAACGCCCTCAACGCACTCAACGCACTCCTTGATACCTTCCTTAAGACCTTCAAGCCCGTTCCTTTCATTCCGGCCAAAGCCCTCGACTTTGCCCGCCACGAGAGCCTCCTCAAGCGGCTCGGCCTCTGGGAGTTCGTCCAGGTTAGCTTCGATAGGACTCTCCGCTCTGATCTCCTCGCGCAGCTGGTCACGACGTTCAAGAAGAAAGAGCGGTGCAGCTACGTCAACGAAGTGAGGATTCTTGTCAACAGGGCGGATCTGGCGAGGGCCCTGAAGCTGCCGCTtaggaagaaggagaggacctCATCGGGGCTGGAGATATCGTTGGAGAGTACCGAGAAGGAGGAGTCTATTGGGTTCCTTTTGGATTTCGTGTCGAACTGGGTACTTCTGCACGATGATATGTGGATTATGCCCGATAATGTGTTGAACTGGAACAATGCTATTCGGGAGGGGAGGTTTGAGAGTTTGGATTGGCCGGATATGATGTGGTTCATGGTGGAGAAGGAGCTAACGCAGGGCCCGGCTTTGGAGAATTGCTATTATGCCTCTCACCTGCAGTGCTTGATAAGGTCTCAGCGGGAGGAGCTGTTGAGGGAGGAGGTGGATGTGAAGGACGGAGATGACGATGTGAAGATGGTCGATTTAGAGGAGCAGAGCTTGGAGCTGAGTCTCGGGCATGACAATGTTGATAGTGCTGATGTCGATGAGAAGGAAGGTGCTGCTAGTGCTGAAGTTGGTATCAGGAAAGAGGAGTCTTTCAGTGCTGAGAAGAGGGATGAGGAGGATGAGTCGGGTGCTGGACGAGAGGAGGATGGAGTAGCAGTCGAAGAGGATGGCAATGTTGAAGCTGGTATgggggaagaagaagcagaggagGCAGACCATCAAGCTGAGATGGAAAATGTGGCTAAAGAGGAAGAACCGGGAGAGCAGTGGTTTCTGGATGGACAGAATGAGACGGGCGAGCATTTCTTGCGGCAATGTAGCTTTAACAATGTCGGAGATATTGACATGGGTTACAACATGGACAAAAAGACAGAAGGAGAAGGGGAAGAGGGAGAAGATATGGAGGAGCAGGAAGTCGAAGATGAAGAGggggatgatgatgatgatgatgaagaggaGCAAGGAGACGAGCGAGGAAGGTTCCATATGTCGGAGAACTTAAACGACTTGGAAGGCCTGTCTTCGGCGAATCTGATCCAAGTAATGGATAACAACCAAATGCCATTTAGTTCAGGAGTTCAGATTTGTGGTGACTCGTGCGGAGAGTTCTTAGCCTCCAGTTCGAGAGCCGAAACCCACCTCGGCCCCGGTGGGCCTTCTATTTATGGGAACCCAAACAAGAGGGAGATGGATCACAGCAATGGGCTCCTGCTTAACAATGGCTCCAATAAACGGATGAGGACCGAACCGCTTGATTTCAACACCTGCAGCGAGAATGCCCTGGAATGGTTTGAGAAGATGAGGATGGCTCACGAGGCGAGGGAACAGATGTGGGCTACCTCTGCTATGAACCAGCAGATACTGCTCAATGAGCTGCAGCAGAGAGAGAGCATGATCGAGCACCTGCACAAGGCGAGGGCCGAGGACCAGCAGAAGATGCAGCATGATATCTACAGGCTTGAGAGGGAGCTCCACATGATGGTAGGACTTCTAGAAGGGTACAGGAAGGCCCTGAAAGAGAGTAACAGGGCATTTGCTGAGTACCGGGCCGGGTGCCCTCAGCTCGACGAGCCACTCTACAGGGACGTCCCCGGGTCAGGGGGCCTCATGCTGAGTGTGACGGAACTGGAGAAGCAAAGAGcgaggagggaggaggaggagagggcaAAGCTCGTGATCATGAAGGATAGGATCAAGGATTTTGAGGCAGTGTGGAGCATGAGGTTCGAGGCCCATCTCGAAGCGACTGAACTCCTTGCCAACAAGTTGCTTAAGATTgaggaggaaatgaaagcTGTGAAGAAATTGGTTAAGGAGCGGAAGATGGGTCAAGAAGAGGCCAAGGAATCTGCTGGTCAAGAAAAGGCCGAGGAATCGGCTGTTCAGGAGAAGGCCGAGGATTCGGCTGTTCAGGAGAAGGCCGAGGATTCGGTTGCTCAGGAGAAGGCCGAGGATTCGGTTGCTCAGGAGAAGGCCGATGATTCGGTTGCTCAGGAGAAGGCCGATGATTCGGTTGCTTATGAGAAGGCCGATGATTCGGTTGCTCAGGAGAAGGCCGAGGATTCGGTTGTTCAGGAGAAGGCCGAGGAATCCGCCGAGCAGAAGGTTGAGGAATCTGGCGATCAGGAAATGGGCAAGGAATCTACCCAGGCAGAAACCTAAGCTGAAGGGGTCGAAAAACTTTGATTTAGGCTTTTGTGGTGTGCCTGGGGGGGAAGGTGTACATGTGAACTTCGACCATTTTAGGTTAGTAAGGGGCTGTCGAATCCATTTTGCGAACCTCTTCTCTGCATATTTCGCATCGATGTATTTTATCTACTTAGCTAGTTAGTCAAGTTTGGGGTTGTAATTAGAAAACAGATCAGTGCCTGCAGATTGCGAGATGTTTAGTATAGATCAAGCTTTCATGGTATTGAAGTCTGATTAATCCCGTATATAACTGCTGATCTGCGTCGTTCGGTACTAAAGTGCTTATATCATATTTATCTTCTGAATGTTCCAGCTATGAACTCGCCCTCGAGTTTAGACTAGTTCTAGATCTATCAACACCCTTATTGTCAAATTGACAATTACAGCATTTTCTtggaggggtatgcccgtaaCAAACCCAGTTGGGCTTTGCATTGTCATGAATTACTCTTCGCGTTCTAAAGCAGAAGGAAGACCATTGACTCAGTTCCATTCGAACAGAAAACGACAACTATGGACTTTTCAGTTGAATGTTGGAAGTTGGAGGAAGCTGCTTTATTTAGTCGACCAATCAGACTTGGGTCTTGTCCTACTTATCAGaatatacctttttttttatctgtaaaaaaaatgattcttTGATAAATTGGGGTTTAATGCCCGAAAGAAATATAATTGAAAGGCACAAAAAGGGGTCATGAAAAGCGCCAATTATATTTCTTAACAACAAATTGAGTTTAAGCATTGGAAGCAAAATAAAGAATATGCACTCCCAATAGTTCAAGCAAATTCAAGTCTCAAACACCACCAGCACGGCGGTCTAGTGGTTAAGTTTTAAGCGCTTCACTTGAACATCACGAATTCGAACTTCACCGATAATGTAAAGCTCGTCACTATGTGGATATATTATGGGATGGCGGTGATCGGCCTATAATGTTTGATCTAGTGGGTATTGGACTTAATCCACTAGTGTGTTTGTGGGACTGCGATAACCAAATTGGACGAAACCGACCTAACCCtttattcagccaaaaaaaaaaaaaaagagttcaaGCCCTAAACCGAAAGCCCTAGCCAGAGCTCGGCTATAGTAGAAGTAGGAGAACCGTTGAATTGAGCAAGATGGCAGTAAACTCTTTCTCGAGTAGAGAGTGGCTTCCTTGTCTTAAACATGGAACTTCTAAGATTATACATTTGAAAAGGGTTTAATTGAAGGGAAAGGACTTTTCATACGATTCATCATACTGcgttttttctttctctccaAGAAGCTACAAATTTAACATACGAAGAAAAAGtattttcttcgttttctttttcttctagcTATTCATAGTCGAGGTTCGACATCCAATCCAtgatattttcaaattcaacttCGACTAATTCTGCTTTGACTTTGTAATTTGGAAAAAAGGGCCACTGTCTTTGAATTGACATCGTCCTACAATGCAAATGACATCggcaaaaagaaagagttTTGACGAATTTATTTGTTTCCTGAACTATGaatgatgattattattattattattattattattattatttcaaaataataatattattttgaaataagtTTCAAAATAATATCTGTGTCTTTTCGGGGATAAATACTTTTCCTTATATAACACGTATAAAGAggcttttttttccttttttttttgtgagcCAACGAAATATCCTCGCTTATTAGCTGAAACAAAACTTCCGCGGAGATGACTTGACCTGCCATCAGTTACAATATATCCAAATAGTATGATTTGTTAACTGCTCACTGCATCTCTTGGTTTAATTCTAAAGACGGTAATTGCAATTATCCTAAGTCAGTGAATCGATGCACTCATATATATAGGATTCTTTATATACAAAAGAGCACGTGATAGACAATTACATGCAACCTTTTCAAACCCCAGAATATGCAATAAGCAAAATAGTTGGAGCTGTTTCTCCTTGAACGTCGgatataaaaaaggaaaaatgaaattatcagTGAACTTGTGTTCCAGGTCATAACTGAATACTTAAACCTTTCTCGATTgcaaatttcaatatatatatatatatatatatatatatgtatgtatgcttATATATCTACCTTGCGAGCAAGAACTTTTGACTTGATTAATCCAATTTCCTTGAAAATCATCAACACCTAATTAATACtttataatatttcatatgCGTTTAAAATCATAGGAAAGGACGAGGATATAGTGGCTTTAGTTTATGCAATCAGTGCACATCAATATTCATTGGGAGGCATTATCTAGTCAGATTTGAGTCGGACTGAGTGCTCTCCTCTTTTAATCAGTTATACCTCGTAGTTattttaagatatatatatatatatatatatatatatatatctgattATGTGATGTATATTATCCGATTCTCAGTACGAATAACTTGCTTGGATCATGCTGTAGGCTAGGATAAAATCTTATTAGACATCAATCGTATGGTATGATATTCCGAAATATATCTACATACatttacatatgtatatatacacttacGTATGTATCATTAAATGTACACAATCATGCAATGGCCAGCAGATTTAGGACCCGAACATCATCGGTGCAAAGGACCCTTCTATTATGATCTTAATAATTCATTATCTAGACAACATATAATTTGACATTAATACatagagataaaaaaaatcgaattgATAATTGAATATCATCAAATATcatcaaattataaaataattaaaacacttTTAAATTGccgttctctctctctaaatatttcatttttataaagaTGTTTGTGAATAATGATCTCGCATTATCGATATTGTCAAATATGCTTTTCCAAGATAAGTATTTAAGCAATTATTCATTTACTAGTATGTCATTTGAATTGTTATTCCTGACTTAgtcaaaaaattcattttacagTGGTATAGCGACATATTATAGAGATAG is a genomic window containing:
- the LOC116202758 gene encoding sodium/calcium exchanger NCL-like, whose translation is MARRVASVLLVVTLILFLAGDVLSRLIVLSDSSSPILVSDGVGTTQSRSATFLLKPLFSSKSCDETYGFLPCTSTILGNVFLILVYGYMMFVSAKLLSDGSEILLQVLGPGIIGGLFLPILSSLPDAAIILASGISGSKEDAQDQLSVGMGLLAGSNVLLLTVLWGTCLMVGKCDIENSIAVDEKDTKSFSLTGSGVSTDIWTSYAARIMVISVIPFIIAQLPEVLSSGSQSRAAILASFIVSMCLLISYSVYQVSQPWIQRRKFAYAVHKRVMSGILGQLKLRTIGRLLTDEGKPNTEVMEKLFEKLDKDSDGFLSPEEMRGLLVGIQFEEMDMNFDDAVSKVMKDFDISEDSHINKEEFVRGISKWLHKAMRSKGHFHCDESSKITRLLNSFQRRAQQECDLLVDQEDSVVSSDKEKIKWNVMKAVLMLLGGTVIAGVFADPLVDSVDNLSTATGIPSFFVSFVILPFASSSEVVSTLIFTSRKKLRTTSLAYSEIYGSVTMSNTLSLSVFLGLVYIRELDWNFFSEVLIIFIVCAVMGIIASFRTTFPLWIALLACALYPLSLAMVFVLDYVLGLS
- the LOC116204019 gene encoding midasin-like, producing MNLNEDHLPNHDPVPQSQSHSPQTLTLEIPAPQACDAPDQGPQKPQGFLEHTQMDEDVDPPPSTPKSPPITPHDGGSHTAVSRRGHKSKKPGMKWRGRGKKYQQKINALNALNALLDTFLKTFKPVPFIPAKALDFARHESLLKRLGLWEFVQVSFDRTLRSDLLAQLVTTFKKKERCSYVNEVRILVNRADLARALKLPLRKKERTSSGLEISLESTEKEESIGFLLDFVSNWVLLHDDMWIMPDNVLNWNNAIREGRFESLDWPDMMWFMVEKELTQGPALENCYYASHLQCLIRSQREELLREEVDVKDGDDDVKMVDLEEQSLELSLGHDNVDSADVDEKEGAASAEVGIRKEESFSAEKRDEEDESGAGREEDGVAVEEDGNVEAGMGEEEAEEADHQAEMENVAKEEEPGEQWFLDGQNETGEHFLRQCSFNNVGDIDMGYNMDKKTEGEGEEGEDMEEQEVEDEEGDDDDDDEEEQGDERGRFHMSENLNDLEGLSSANLIQVMDNNQMPFSSGVQICGDSCGEFLASSSRAETHLGPGGPSIYGNPNKREMDHSNGLLLNNGSNKRMRTEPLDFNTCSENALEWFEKMRMAHEAREQMWATSAMNQQILLNELQQRESMIEHLHKARAEDQQKMQHDIYRLERELHMMVGLLEGYRKALKESNRAFAEYRAGCPQLDEPLYRDVPGSGGLMLSVTELEKQRARREEEERAKLVIMKDRIKDFEAVWSMRFEAHLEATELLANKLLKIEEEMKAVKKLVKERKMGQEEAKESAGQEKAEESAVQEKAEDSAVQEKAEDSVAQEKAEDSVAQEKADDSVAQEKADDSVAYEKADDSVAQEKAEDSVVQEKAEESAEQKVEESGDQEMGKESTQAET